From a region of the Oryza sativa Japonica Group chromosome 6, ASM3414082v1 genome:
- the LOC136356980 gene encoding BURP domain-containing protein 11-like has translation MFVPVSLAIADEIRWVLEKCYSNPWLPLTGEKNRNTAGCATSMEDLVKLPSSLLGTRHVQAFSANMPVEAAAVSEEPRRRYAITALHRIVPTGSSGDGESSEMVTCHDMTYPYVVFYCHMAGPATRAYMVVLWSPKHPFLQEQHAKPGDVEACHFLPKSSIVWVPSWSKENAVL, from the exons ATGTTCGTGCCAGTCTCCCTCGCCATCGCCGATGAGATACGGTGGGTGCTAGAGAAATGCTACAGCAACCCATGGCTACCGCTCACCGGTGAGAAGAACAGGAATACAGCCGGATGCGCCACCTCCATGGAGGACCTGGTCaagctcccctcctccctcctcgggACACGTCACGTACAGGCTTTCTCTGCCAACATGCCGGTAGAGGCTGCTGCCGTCTCCGAGGAGCCACGTAGGAGGTATGCCATAACAGCCCTGCATAGGATCGTCCCCACCGGATCCAGTGGCGACGGTGAGTCATCAGAGATGGTGACCTGCCATGATATGACATACCCGTACGTAGTATTCTACTGCCACATGGCTGGCCCGGCCACCAGGGCCTACATGGTGGTGCTG TGGAGCCCAAAACACCCGTTCTTGCAGGAGCAGCATGCCAAGCCTGGGGACGTGGAGGCGTGCCATTTCCTCCCCAAAAGCAGCATAGTCTGGGTCCCTTCATGGAGCAAGGAAAATGCTGTTTTGTGA